The Leopardus geoffroyi isolate Oge1 chromosome C1, O.geoffroyi_Oge1_pat1.0, whole genome shotgun sequence sequence TCCTGAGCCACTTCTGAAGTCTGCAGGTGGCCCGAGGAGAGGTGGAAATGCCCTTCCGGGTTCCAGAAAGagattttcagaattttctcgGCTCCTTGTATTAAAGTAACCTCTCCTCTTCCAGAGTGAAGCCCGAGCAGGGCCTCAGTGTCAGTTGTCGCATTTCTTCTAGTAGCCTCGGCTTTTTGTCCGGGTTGCGTTTGgtttttattgctgtttattttgtggaggggggggggtgggaagaaagagCATAAGAGCATATTCAGTCTTGCTGCCCCGAGGACTTGACGTTGAACCAACTTACCACCTTCTGCACTGACAAGGCTTAGTGGAAACGGAGACGAGCCTCGGATTGTCTGATTACCCCAATCCTGGTGAAGCCTTCCATTTGCACCTGAGACAGAAAATGGCTTGATGTgaagtttctcttcttttccatgcCCCGGCCCAATTTTGGGGGGTGTGCACACCGCCCGCGTGGAGGAGTTAATATTTGACAGAGTGTTTAGAAGCCAGCCTGGAGGAGTGaggcagaagaaaagcaaaggcacagaaaagcagatccaccccccacccccacctctcccgcTAGCTAAAAAGTCAACAGCCTTTATTTCCTTATCACTGGAAAGAAGTTGTCTCAGCCACACAATGGAATGAGCATTGCAAATGGGTGGGAGAATCCAGAATTGGGGAGTCTCTAGCTTCTATCGCAGAGTCCCCATCTCAGGATTCTCCGCGGGGACGCTGTGGGCTGCTTCGGGGAGCCATGAGGTCCCAGCAATGTCACACATGGTCTGCAGCAGAAGCCCCAGTTGGAAGAAATTGGCAAGATGCTGCTGCACGTTTAGGGATGGTTGTTTCTGACTTTGAAAATgatgttcggggcgcctgggtggctcagtcggttaagcgtccgacttcagctcaggtcatgatctcgcggtcagtgagttcgagccccgcgtcgggctctgtgctgacagctgggagcctggagtctgcttgggattctgtgtcttcctctctctgcccctctcctgctcacattctctctctctctctctctctcgctctctcgctctctctcgctctctctctctcaaaaataaataaacattaaaaaaaatttaaaaagaaaagaaaacattcagtcCCAATACTATCCTGACTTCTGTAACCTCAACACTTGGGACCCAGCAAAGCCCATCCACTCTCTACTTAAATCCTTTCCAGCTTTGAAGACGTGGGTTAGGGCTCCTGGGCTCTATTTTCACCAGCACATCTATCTGGGAAGATGACAGCGATGAGCATCTACGGAGAGATATAATCTGGCAGCTTCGTTGGACAATGAGGTTGATAATAGGGAAGTCAGGGAGGTGAATGCCATGGCTATAGGTACATGGGGGAGGGTACATTTGAAGGGGTCAGGGTCACAGGTTAGGGAGGGTggtgtttttttcatgtttatttatttttgagagaggcaaggaagggcagagagagagggggaccgagtatctgaagcagcctctgcgcTCATAGCAGACAGCCTGACTccgggcttgacctcacaaacttcaagatcatgacatgaccctaagtctgatgcttaactgactgagccacccaggcgccccagggaaggCAGGTTTTAAAGGGcatctataggggcgcctgggtggttcatttggtttcgattaagcgtctgactttggctcacggttAGTTGGAGTCCCGCatcgggtttgctgctgtcagcacagagcccgcttcggatcccccgtccccctctctctctgccgaaCCCCACTCTTGCatgctttctctatctctctctcaaaaataaacatttaaaagaattttaagggCATCTATAGACAGGGCGTGTTTGCATTGCTCCCCACAAACACCAAACACGAGGGGAACTCAATGAGAGGTCCCTCCATTGAGTACACGGGCtacccacccccatcctccagcGGTCACATTTGGCTcctttgctgttctctctgcGGTCCTCTTTCTCAGACTTTTGCCTGCGGAGAAGACCCAAGTAACACACGTATCATATGTACAGACCCCACCCACCTGAGCCCTACATATGGAGAAGCCAGACTCACTGGGAAGAACCCTGAAGCGTTGGCTGGATTTGGGGAGTGGGTGTTCTGGGAAAGGCCTGCCTTCATCACctgagcagaggggagaggtCACCAGCGGGCAGTGGCAGTTCACCGAACGCGGAGCCGAATGATGCCATTAGGAGGGCGATTTTCCTCCCACCAGCAAACCTGCTTCACTGACTTGGGAGGGATGGGGTGATGCAGTGGTTAGGGACCTGGGTGCTGGACctgaaccctggctctgccacttactgactgcatgatcttgagcaagtcacatcacctctctgtgccttagtttccccctCTGTTAAAATGAAGGTTAGTAAGAGCTCTTCAGAGGTTTGTTGCAAGGACTATAGGAGTTAACGAGACAGTAGCTGGTGCCTGATGAGGGCTTTGTGAAAGTTAACTACGCTGAATATTCACTGCACTCCCTGGGTCGGAAACACCAGGTAAAGGTGGCTCACAGTTTTATGAGAAAGTAACTCGCTCCTCAACctcattttaaaaaccttaattgATGTCATCGGCTGTCCAGAACCTTCGGCACACACCGGGCTGACATGAGAAACGACACAGAGACCTACCACTTGTGGTTCCCCTCGGCGGAAGCAACATTAGCTGAGAACAGCAGGAAGGTCAGGAGAGTGAAGTTCAAGGCCAGGAGTGTGGGGAGAGGGCACAGGCTCAAGAGTCACTTGGCTTTCCACTCAGTGGGAGAGCTCAGAGCATCCGTGGCCACATGCGGCCAGGTAGGGGGGCTTCGgttttctgggtctcagttttctcacccatCAAACGGGGATAAGAATAGTCCTGTCCCTTCTGCGGAGCTAGCATCCTAAAAGGCATTCTGGGCAAGGGGACCGCAGGAGCTGAGGCCTGGGAGCCTGAAAGCAAAGGAGTGTGGCCCGGGATGCTCGAGAGGCAGGGCGCTTGGGAAGGGGGGACCGTGGGGTACAGGGCAGCGTACCAACAGGACTCCCTGCTGAATAAGACAACACAGTATGACtctggtgattgtttccttttcggCCCTAGAAATGAGAGGTTTCTCTCTCTGAGGCAGAGAGGAAGTAAAGATGTGGAGCCCCCGGAAAAGGGGCACCCTAAATGCTGGGCCTTTTGTCAGACACTTCTAAACCTGGGATGGGGAAATGAAAATGCTATTGAACTCAGGGCTTTCAAGGAAACAATCACCACGGAGAATGTCTCCGATGGCAgaattccagacagagggaaagcCAGTGAGGAAATGCTGACCCACACTCCCGTGTTGCGTGAACGTCTCAGGGCCCATCTGCACTCCCAGGGAGAAACTGCCAGCTTTGAAAAGCAGTTTCTGCAAAGTGTCTTGAGTGCTTGAGGTATTTGTAGACATTTCAGAACAAGAAAAACCCTTCAGGAGAAGCAGGGCACCCCTACTCCTACCTGACCAGCTCTGatgccttctccccaccccaccattaGGACACTTTTAGAACCTTCAGGAAAACAAAggctttgggttttttggtgtgtgggttcgtttttttttttttttttaatgatgtatttCTTCTAATGCACTAAGACGAATCAGTtgcttttctttaacattttttaagtttatttatttattttgagagagagagagagagagagagagagaaaaggaggagcagagagagagggagagagcgagaattccaagcaggctctgcactataaacgcagagcccgacaatggagcttaaactcacgaaccgcgagatcatgacccaagctgaaaccaagatccGGAAGGaagctcgaccaactgagccacccaggcgccccaggacaaaTCAGTTGCgaaagaagaagataaaatgtTGACTTTATTTCACCGTGGAAAATGGGTGCTCGGAGATAAGAATCATcttatataaaacaatcacaataaataaataaataaaaataaataaataagaattgcTTCAAAGGGGCTCAGGGAGTTGATGAAGAATCAGACGCAGATGTCTGCATCAGCACTTCCTCTTAATGCCTTCTCAGCACTGTGTGGGGGGGAGAAAGGGTGATGACGGCGTcaggtgggaaactgaggcaggatcTGAGCttccccacactgggtgtgatccctgccaccaccccgccccccccaaaccTCGGCTGATCTGGGTGTTTGAAGCTTTAGAATAATccatctctctggacctcagtctcctcatctgtaaactggaaaTTATTGCTGCCCTGGTGATCCCGTCCTCTGCCTTTGAGGCTATAGACAGGCTGGGGGAAACCAGGAGGAAAACGTTTAGGACTCTTTCTGCTCCGAGGAGATGCAGCCAGAGAATGACTAGATTCCATCCTAAGGCGACTCTGCCCCTTTTGGTCAGAGAGGCAAGAGAAGGTGGTAAGGACTCGTGGACATAGTAACGAATGATGTCCACATTTAATATTTCCAGAAAGGCGCCCCTTGGCCCTAAGCACTGTCAGCAAGAGAGAGTAAAGCCCAAGTGTCTTTTTCTCAGAATGCGGTTCCCAGAGACAATAAACCCAGAAGTGGTTCCGATGGTGGGACCcacaggagtggggcagggggatcaagctggcagggagggggcttACCATTGCAGCCCAGGCCACTGAGGGAGCCAATCCGGTCCAGCCTCCGGCCAAAGCACCTTGAATCACGCATCATCTTGGAACTGCCTAGTCGTCTCAGCGCCCGGAGGACATTGTCACGGGGCGCAAGGACCCGCGCAGGGGGTTCCTCCTGGGCCTCCCAGGATTCTGCGGGGCTGTGGCCCTGCTGGAGGGGTCCCAGGGCCATCTGGGCTTCCTGCAGCTCTGAAACTGTGTCCCGCAGACCGTCCAGCAGCTCCTGCAATGCGTGGGGACAGCCCCAGCCTCAGCAACCCGCACCTGGCCAAACCGCCCTAGACGGAGCTGAGATGAACCAACCACCTTAGGTAGGGGTCCTGGCACCCAATCCGGTTGCTTTCTAATCCCTTATCACTAATTCGCTAGAGGGGCTGAGGACCTTTTGGGACAATAGCCACAGCAGCCTTTTCGCAGGCTGAAGCTCTCTCACCTGTATTGCGGACGCTTCcgaggcggggccggggccgcccAGCGGGTGGGAGCGACCTCCTAGTGGCGACAGGTGCAAGAacaggaggagcaggagggccCGGAGCAGCGCCGTCTTGGGGTCCATGTCACCGGAGAGAAAGAGATCGTTGCCGCTGCCGCTGCGCTGTGGTCCGGGTCACGTCTCACCTCCTAGAGGCCGGCGGACGCTCTCCCGGATCCTGGGACAACCTCGGCCTTTTATCCCGGGCCTGGGGTTATCTGATTTATCGGCCGCATTCCGGCACGCTGAGCTCAGCGCGGGGGAATGTACCCCTCCGCGCCTGCGACCATACTCGCTGGGGGTGGATGCTGGGGAGAGCAGGCCTTGTATAGCAATGGGCCCGGCCGGGGGGGCGGGAGCGCGCGGGGGACACCAACAGGTCCTTCGCCTCGCGCTGCCTCCTTTCCTGCAAAACTCCCAgggcctctcctccccacccccaaccattCTCGGAGAGGGCAGACACAACTCCAGCGTGCCGAGGCCCCACGACGCAAGTGCGGGGCGCACGGGGTGACTCAGAGCCAGAACAGTCCCAGCCAATCCCCCCGCCACCGGAGCGCGTCTTCCCTCCTCTCGCCTGCCTGTAACTCGGCACGGGCTCTGCTCTCTGCACCCTGCGCCGCTGCGGGTCTTCAGGGCACCCTGACCGCTGTCCGTGGTTCTGATGGTTCTGAGCAAACTCAACCAAGAGGTCTCGCTCTCCTCAACCCAGGTCTGGCCGGAAAGACAAGCACGCAGCAGGGACCTTtgagacccctccccaccctctcacaACTGCCTGCACTAGGATGCTAATTCTCCAGTATCATCTGATTAAAAGCCTGGGTATGACAAGGAACTTCTGGAATGCTGACCCTGCTTCCATCCCTTAAACGGTAGAACTGATTTGGCTGGAATTTTGAGAGGCAAGGCCCAGAGATGAAGTCATCCAGGAATGCCTTCTATCAAACCTCCTCCAGGTGCCAacacttcctctcccccaccaagCCAACACGTGACGGAAAAAAGCAAGGATGACTGGAAGATGGTTATCTATTTGGTGGGACACTACAGGTATGAGGagtgcccctccccagtgcctcCCTCATCTGACCATCGGTGACCTAATTCCCATTAGCAGATGGTCTGGACCTCCCATCTGTGATTGCAAATGAGGCTGCAAGGAAAAATGGCCCTGGGAAGAGACACAGCAgattaaccacccccccccaaagcGTACATGACTGATGTCACCACCCCTTCCAGATGCCTTGTGTTGACAAGCAACACGATGAGAGAATGGGGGATGGGTGATGGAGAAAAGGCAGCAAGGGGCAGAAGCAGTGACCTCTAAACAAATCTTACCTTCAAAAAACAGCATCTGCCAGATATGTGAGAAAAATactgtttattgtttttcattttttaaatgagggaacaggggcacctgggtgggtcagtcggttaagcatccaactggattcagctcaggtcatgatctcacagtttgtgggttcgagccccgcgtcaggctctactctgaatccctgcttgggattctctctctctctctctgcctctcccctgtttgtgctctataaacaaacaaacaaacaaacatacttattttttaaaaagtgaggaaacAGAGCTCAGAGGAATTTATATGCTTTCTTAGTTAATGACTAGGAAAGCTTGGGTTccaacccaggcagtctgattccagaCCTGACCCTCTTAATCACCGCCAGGGTGATTGCAAGGGATTTCTACTCAAAGAAAAAGTGGATTAATTCATTGTCATTTCCAAAGGTAGAGAAAGCTGTGCCATGAGGGATGTGTAAGTTGGTGGCTGTGTGCAAGAAAAAGGATGTAAAGTGTGGCTAAGATGAccatgttacagatgaagaaggggGGACAAGGGGTAAGAGCTCCATAAAGATGTCAGTCCTGGGAAGATTCTGGGGGccggagtgtgtgtgtatgtgtgtgtgtgtgtgtgtgtgtgtgtgtgtgtgtgtgtacatacaccaCAGGAAGAATATCCAGAGATTAAgtgaaagtgaaagagaaaacaaaatccagtcaagtggcagagctgagtcaGAGGGTCAGAGGCTGCTGAAAATGTAGAGTCCCTCATGCTGACGTTAGAAGTAAagagttggggggcgcctgggtggctcagtcagttaagcatccgacttcagctcaggtcatgatctcacggtccgtgagttcgagccctgcgtcgggctctatgctgacagctcagagcctggagcctgtttcagattctgtgtctccctctctgtctctgcccctcccatgctcatgctctgtctctgtctcaaaaataaataaacgttaaaaaaaaaaaaagaagtaaagagttGGAAGCAAGACAGAGTCCATCAACCAGCATCTATCAAGAAAtgacccggggcgcctgggtggctcggtcggttaagcatccgacttcagctcaggtcatgatctctcagttcatgagttcgagccccgcgtcgggctctgtgctggcagctcagggcctggagcctgcttcagattctgtgtctccctctctctctgcccctcccccacttgtactctgtctctgtctctctctctctcaaaaataaataaaacgttaaagaaaaaaaatgaccctgCATGTAACCTGAGCCTCACTTTGctcttctgcaaaatggacaCATACTCCTTCCTTTCAAGGACtacaagagagaaaatgaagtctGTGAAAAAGCCCAGGGCATCATGGGAAGAGACAAAGAATTAGGAATACAATTTCCCTGAAGGAGATAGTGATCTCACTGGGAGAAGAGTCAGGCCAGGGAAACAATTAAGTGCTAAGCACTCTGACAGAGCCTCCACCTGCCCCGGGGTGGGCCGGGGGGATTGT is a genomic window containing:
- the NPPB gene encoding natriuretic peptides B, which encodes MDPKTALLRALLLLLFLHLSPLGGRSHPLGGPGPASEASAIQELLDGLRDTVSELQEAQMALGPLQQGHSPAESWEAQEEPPARVLAPRDNVLRALRRLGSSKMMRDSRCFGRRLDRIGSLSGLGCNVLRRH